A region of Halosolutus amylolyticus DNA encodes the following proteins:
- a CDS encoding AI-2E family transporter, whose protein sequence is MPDRPTPPDWILEQSGLTAIALLSALLGLVVLLPYLQYVLFGVVLAYILFPVQRRLEQYVRPAVAAIALVVATLLVVLLPLIYVVTIAVRQALGIVPAIRQGQLDVETVEAILETNGYTVDVVAVYEANQGRIATALQQIATGAIDFAGSLPSLFIGLTITLFVLFALLRDGERLVDWFHWVLPVEDRILADLREGLDQLMWASVVGNVAVAAIQAVMLGVGLAIAGLPAVVFLTVATFVLTLLPLVGAFGVWIPAAGYLLAVGRPTAGAAMVVYGLLVTFSDSYLRPALIGQTSAFNSAIVVVGIFGGLVAFGAVGLFIGPVVLGGAKLTIDSFARGHTGEPAPGASPGSSGGDSASAETATEGETGSDGADEGGRDE, encoded by the coding sequence ATGCCCGATCGGCCCACGCCGCCCGACTGGATTCTCGAGCAATCCGGATTGACCGCGATCGCACTGCTGAGCGCGCTCCTCGGACTGGTCGTTCTCCTGCCGTACCTCCAGTACGTCCTGTTCGGCGTCGTTCTCGCGTACATCCTGTTTCCCGTCCAGCGACGCCTCGAGCAGTACGTCAGGCCGGCGGTCGCGGCGATCGCCCTGGTCGTGGCGACGTTGCTCGTCGTCCTGCTCCCGCTCATCTACGTCGTCACGATCGCCGTCCGGCAGGCTCTCGGTATCGTCCCCGCGATCAGGCAAGGACAGCTCGACGTCGAGACGGTCGAGGCGATCCTCGAGACCAACGGGTACACCGTCGACGTCGTCGCCGTGTACGAAGCGAACCAGGGCCGGATCGCGACGGCGCTCCAGCAGATTGCGACGGGGGCAATCGATTTCGCCGGGAGTTTGCCGAGTCTGTTCATCGGGCTGACCATCACGCTGTTCGTCCTCTTCGCCCTGTTGCGCGACGGGGAGCGCCTCGTCGACTGGTTCCACTGGGTGTTGCCGGTCGAGGACCGGATCCTGGCCGATCTCCGCGAGGGACTGGATCAGCTCATGTGGGCCTCGGTCGTCGGGAACGTCGCGGTCGCGGCCATCCAGGCGGTGATGCTCGGCGTCGGACTGGCGATCGCCGGCCTCCCCGCCGTCGTCTTTCTCACCGTCGCCACGTTCGTCCTGACGTTGCTCCCGCTCGTCGGCGCGTTCGGGGTCTGGATTCCGGCCGCGGGCTATCTCCTCGCCGTCGGGCGGCCGACCGCCGGCGCGGCGATGGTCGTCTACGGCCTGCTCGTCACCTTCTCCGATTCGTACCTTCGGCCGGCGCTGATCGGCCAGACCAGCGCGTTCAACTCCGCGATCGTCGTCGTCGGCATCTTCGGTGGTCTCGTCGCCTTCGGGGCCGTCGGCCTGTTCATCGGCCCCGTCGTCCTCGGTGGCGCGAAACTCACCATCGATTCCTTCGCTCGCGGCCACACCGGGGAACCGGCTCCCGGGGCCTCACCCGGGAGTTCCGGTGGTGATTCGGCGTCCGCGGAGACGGCCACCGAAGGGGAGACGGGGTCCGATGGAGCCGACGAGGGCGGACGCGACGAGTGA